The following proteins come from a genomic window of Elusimicrobiota bacterium:
- a CDS encoding VTT domain-containing protein, protein MIGEITAWILDALRAHGGWSVFIGVLIEQVIVPIPSPAIIMGAGFILIPETATWGAAFARASLLIVLPGVVASAVGAWGTYFIARWGGRALVDRFQNYLGFTWADIESVGAHFTKRGEEISLFALRAVPIVPLSLISAAAGILEIPFRIFIVWTVLGTIPRCYLLAFLGWQMGSRALNFSKGVDRFESLISLTMVGGVVLAILYLRRRVRKKIVKGP, encoded by the coding sequence GTGATCGGGGAAATCACCGCTTGGATTTTGGACGCCCTGCGGGCCCACGGGGGCTGGAGCGTCTTCATCGGGGTCTTAATCGAGCAGGTGATCGTGCCCATTCCGTCGCCGGCCATCATCATGGGGGCCGGGTTCATCCTGATCCCCGAGACGGCGACCTGGGGGGCGGCTTTCGCGCGGGCGTCGTTGCTCATCGTTCTGCCGGGGGTGGTCGCCTCGGCCGTGGGCGCCTGGGGGACTTACTTCATCGCGCGCTGGGGCGGCCGGGCCCTGGTGGATCGGTTTCAAAATTACTTGGGCTTCACCTGGGCCGACATCGAAAGCGTCGGCGCGCACTTCACCAAGCGCGGGGAGGAAATCTCCCTGTTCGCTCTGCGGGCGGTGCCGATCGTGCCTTTGTCATTGATCTCCGCGGCGGCGGGCATTTTGGAAATTCCCTTTCGGATTTTTATCGTGTGGACCGTGCTGGGGACCATCCCCCGCTGTTACCTGCTGGCCTTTTTGGGGTGGCAAATGGGCAGCCGCGCTTTGAACTTTTCAAAAGGCGTGGACCGGTTTGAATCGTTGATTTCGTTGACGATGGTGGGCGGCGTGGTGTTGGCGATCCTCTACCTGCGCCGTCGGGTGCGGAAGAAAATCGTTAAGGGTCCGTAA
- the greA gene encoding transcription elongation factor GreA, protein MSASFLTRQGYEKLRDELGRMKERRAQLAVEIGEAREKGDLKENAEYHAAKEEQAKVQHRMNELEQKLRSAQIIDEKNVQAGEIRIGATAHLKNAKTGEEVVYTLVDAAEADFSKGWISVQSPVAQALLGHKEGQTVTVRLASGPIQYDVARVTRLK, encoded by the coding sequence ATGAGCGCGAGTTTTTTGACGCGGCAGGGTTACGAAAAGTTGCGGGACGAACTGGGGCGCATGAAAGAACGGCGCGCCCAGCTGGCCGTTGAAATCGGCGAGGCCCGGGAGAAGGGCGACCTGAAAGAAAACGCCGAATACCACGCCGCCAAAGAAGAACAAGCCAAAGTCCAGCACCGGATGAACGAGCTGGAACAGAAACTCCGATCCGCGCAGATCATCGACGAAAAAAACGTCCAGGCCGGGGAGATCCGCATCGGGGCCACCGCCCACTTGAAGAACGCCAAAACCGGCGAAGAGGTGGTCTACACCCTGGTGGACGCGGCCGAGGCCGATTTTTCCAAAGGCTGGATTTCCGTGCAGTCCCCGGTGGCCCAGGCCCTCCTGGGGCACAAAGAAGGCCAGACGGTGACCGTGCGCCTGGCGTCCGGGCCCATTCAATACGATGTGGCCCGCGTG
- a CDS encoding class II fumarate hydratase, with translation MKTRLEKDSLGTKEVPADALFGIQTLRAVENFPVSGWRFSRSFIRALALIKKAAAQVNLERGGLEAKSGAAIVQAAREVAEGKWDDQFPVDIFQTGSGTSTNMNANEVIASRANEILGGARGAKSPVHPNDHVNKGQSSNDVIPSAIHVAALESLVKDVIPALEILGAALREKAAAFDAILKIGRTHLQDAVPMRLGQEFGGYASQIAHGVQRLKNVQPHLAELALGGTAVGTGLNANPAFIDGVIANLGAETGLPFVGAPSRFEALAARDACVEASGALKTVAVSLMKIANDIRWLSSGPRCGIGEIEIPSLQPGSSIMPGKVNPVIPEAVCMAAAQVIGADVAITIGGQSGNFELNVMKPMIAHNLLTSMTIVANVARLFAEKCVKGIKANKDIAEGFIEKSLAMCTALAPKLGYDKAAEIAKEAYATGKTVRQVALEKKLLNEKELATVLDARAMTEPGMTLEGAGG, from the coding sequence ATGAAAACCCGTCTTGAAAAAGATTCTCTCGGCACCAAAGAAGTCCCCGCCGACGCGCTGTTTGGCATCCAAACCCTGCGCGCGGTCGAAAACTTTCCCGTGAGCGGTTGGCGGTTCTCCCGGTCCTTCATCCGCGCCCTGGCGCTCATCAAGAAGGCCGCCGCCCAGGTCAACTTGGAGCGGGGGGGTCTGGAGGCCAAAAGCGGGGCGGCCATTGTCCAGGCCGCCCGGGAAGTCGCCGAGGGGAAATGGGACGATCAATTCCCGGTCGACATCTTCCAAACCGGTTCCGGCACGTCCACCAACATGAACGCCAACGAGGTGATCGCCAGCCGGGCCAACGAAATTTTGGGCGGCGCCCGCGGCGCCAAGAGCCCCGTTCACCCCAACGACCACGTGAACAAGGGGCAGTCTTCCAACGACGTGATCCCCTCGGCCATCCATGTGGCCGCGCTGGAGTCCTTGGTAAAAGATGTGATTCCGGCGTTGGAAATCCTCGGCGCCGCCCTGCGGGAGAAGGCCGCGGCTTTCGACGCCATTTTGAAAATCGGCCGCACCCATCTGCAGGACGCCGTGCCCATGCGGTTGGGGCAGGAATTCGGCGGGTACGCCAGCCAGATCGCCCACGGCGTCCAGCGTCTTAAGAACGTCCAACCCCATTTGGCGGAGCTGGCGTTGGGGGGCACGGCCGTGGGAACAGGGCTCAACGCGAACCCGGCTTTCATCGATGGAGTTATCGCAAATCTCGGCGCGGAAACCGGTTTGCCTTTTGTGGGCGCGCCCTCCCGCTTTGAGGCTCTCGCCGCGCGCGACGCCTGCGTCGAGGCGAGCGGTGCTCTGAAAACGGTGGCCGTGTCCCTCATGAAAATAGCCAACGACATCCGCTGGTTGTCATCGGGGCCGCGCTGCGGCATCGGGGAGATCGAAATTCCCTCGTTGCAACCGGGCAGTTCCATCATGCCCGGCAAGGTCAACCCCGTCATTCCCGAGGCCGTTTGCATGGCGGCGGCGCAGGTGATCGGCGCCGACGTCGCGATCACGATCGGCGGCCAGTCGGGAAATTTTGAGCTCAACGTCATGAAACCCATGATCGCCCACAACTTGCTGACCTCCATGACGATCGTGGCCAACGTCGCGCGGCTCTTCGCGGAGAAGTGCGTCAAAGGCATCAAGGCCAACAAGGACATCGCCGAAGGGTTCATCGAAAAAAGTTTGGCCATGTGCACCGCGCTCGCGCCCAAACTGGGTTACGACAAAGCGGCCGAAATCGCCAAGGAAGCCTACGCCACGGGCAAGACCGTCCGCCAGGTCGCCCTGGAGAAAAAACTGTTGAACGAAAAGGAACTGGCGACGGTGTTGGACGCGCGGGCCATGACCGAGCCGGGCATGACCTTGGAGGGCGCGGGGGGATAA
- a CDS encoding glycogen/starch/alpha-glucan phosphorylase: protein MNAASSSTKQRVLEVAMEMALTPEILDDIDEKFGPAAAQIAAMSTSVGGIGPLLRERIVALADRGVPVAGVSLLYNTVWSQGWHDWNHLFIERVAAGQYLRGVLTDTGVVLKLPLFDESIVDVKVWKADYGKATVYFLDCPEITDVVYPCAEDAPPKTPNPNDWAERQRLKHSWVVGRGALALAKHVGFSPDVIVLSETPTLFAHPRIAADVHAKDPFFAESRCVFNDHTPLEYAHPIWPQSVLDQTKMNPAFYGPYLKDGKIDVTQALVAEAEGVFGVAEKHARVMRAMPSLKPYAGKIQHITNGVHTPYWQERVFHLADQISDGDLLKAKEDLKAEFLDWFWRRAMLWPHWANKVRTLPILLWTRRITSYKRLDILDKIFDDPARRKRFLDANVVLIVGGRVYQRDNASEKMVYELVEDLNHDEALGERVVFLNNYNVWEAPRLFHGADASIMLSDDGREASATGFMKAQMNGAAVIANPDGAVPESVFDAASEPARANGFTVTYTNGQPDVDSFLTALEKFSAAYQDPAQRARLIRASLAVTPQVSVERTAREMEAFFSRL from the coding sequence ATGAACGCCGCGTCCTCCTCGACGAAACAACGGGTCCTCGAAGTCGCCATGGAAATGGCGCTGACGCCCGAAATCCTCGACGACATTGATGAGAAATTCGGACCCGCCGCCGCCCAAATCGCGGCCATGTCCACCTCGGTGGGCGGCATCGGGCCATTGCTCCGCGAACGCATCGTCGCCCTGGCCGACCGGGGCGTGCCCGTCGCGGGGGTGTCGCTCCTCTACAACACCGTCTGGAGCCAGGGCTGGCACGACTGGAACCACCTTTTCATCGAGCGGGTGGCCGCGGGCCAATACCTGCGCGGCGTCCTCACGGACACGGGCGTCGTCCTTAAATTGCCCCTCTTCGACGAATCCATTGTCGACGTCAAAGTGTGGAAGGCCGATTACGGGAAAGCCACGGTTTACTTCCTGGATTGCCCCGAAATCACCGACGTGGTCTACCCGTGCGCCGAGGACGCGCCGCCCAAGACCCCCAACCCCAACGATTGGGCGGAACGGCAGCGCCTCAAACACAGCTGGGTTGTGGGCCGGGGCGCCCTGGCCCTCGCCAAACACGTGGGGTTTTCCCCGGACGTGATCGTCTTGAGCGAAACCCCCACGCTGTTCGCCCACCCCCGGATCGCGGCGGACGTCCACGCCAAGGACCCGTTCTTCGCCGAAAGCCGCTGTGTTTTCAACGACCACACGCCGCTCGAATACGCGCACCCCATTTGGCCCCAATCCGTGCTCGACCAGACCAAAATGAACCCGGCCTTTTACGGCCCCTACCTGAAGGACGGCAAAATCGACGTCACCCAGGCCCTGGTCGCCGAGGCGGAAGGCGTTTTCGGCGTGGCCGAAAAGCACGCCCGGGTCATGCGGGCCATGCCGTCGCTCAAGCCCTACGCCGGGAAGATCCAGCACATCACCAACGGCGTGCACACCCCTTATTGGCAGGAACGCGTGTTCCATCTGGCGGACCAAATCTCCGACGGCGACCTGCTCAAGGCCAAAGAGGATTTGAAGGCGGAATTCCTCGACTGGTTCTGGCGTCGCGCCATGCTCTGGCCCCATTGGGCCAACAAAGTCCGGACCCTGCCGATCCTCCTTTGGACGCGACGCATCACAAGCTACAAGCGATTGGACATCCTCGATAAAATCTTCGACGATCCCGCCCGGCGGAAGCGGTTTCTGGACGCCAACGTGGTGCTGATCGTGGGGGGGCGGGTGTACCAGCGGGACAACGCGTCGGAAAAAATGGTCTACGAATTGGTGGAGGATTTAAACCACGACGAGGCGTTGGGCGAGCGGGTGGTTTTTTTGAACAACTACAACGTGTGGGAGGCCCCCCGCCTGTTCCACGGCGCGGACGCGTCGATCATGTTGTCGGACGACGGGCGGGAGGCCTCGGCCACGGGGTTCATGAAAGCCCAGATGAACGGCGCCGCGGTGATCGCGAACCCCGACGGGGCCGTGCCCGAATCCGTTTTCGACGCGGCATCGGAACCGGCGCGGGCCAACGGGTTCACCGTAACCTACACCAACGGCCAGCCGGACGTGGACTCCTTTTTGACCGCGCTGGAGAAATTCTCGGCGGCTTACCAAGACCCCGCCCAACGGGCGCGGCTCATCCGAGCGTCCCTGGCCGTCACCCCCCAGGTCAGCGTGGAGCGTACCGCCCGGGAAATGGAAGCCTTTTTCAGCCGGCTTTAG
- a CDS encoding 2,3-diphosphoglycerate-dependent phosphoglycerate mutase, with translation MGTLILVRHGQSQWNLENRFTGWVDVPLTPQGESEARRAGEHLKGYQFTRAFASVLQRAQRTLGLILEVTQQKNVPVIKDKALNERHYGALQGLDKKETARKYGDEQVKIWRRSYDVPPPTDKTDMNPEGIAESLKDTAARTLPYFYSDILPHVKKGETVLVAAHGNSLRSIVMDLDKLTKEQVLELNLDTGVPIVYEIDDRGHVVSKKILN, from the coding sequence ATGGGAACATTGATTTTGGTGCGCCACGGGCAGTCGCAATGGAACCTGGAGAACCGGTTCACGGGGTGGGTCGACGTGCCCCTGACGCCCCAGGGCGAAAGCGAGGCGCGCCGCGCGGGGGAGCATCTAAAGGGTTACCAATTCACCCGGGCCTTTGCCTCGGTCCTGCAGCGCGCCCAGCGCACGCTGGGCTTGATCCTCGAGGTCACCCAGCAAAAAAACGTGCCGGTCATTAAGGACAAGGCTCTCAACGAGCGTCACTACGGGGCCCTTCAGGGGCTCGATAAAAAGGAAACGGCGCGGAAGTACGGCGACGAGCAGGTGAAAATATGGCGGCGCAGTTACGACGTGCCTCCCCCGACCGACAAGACGGACATGAACCCCGAGGGCATCGCCGAAAGCCTCAAGGACACGGCCGCCCGGACCCTGCCTTACTTCTACAGCGACATCCTCCCGCACGTGAAGAAGGGCGAAACCGTGTTGGTGGCGGCCCACGGAAACAGCCTGCGCTCCATCGTGATGGATCTGGACAAGCTCACGAAGGAGCAGGTCCTGGAATTGAACCTCGACACGGGCGTGCCGATCGTTTACGAAATCGACGACCGCGGGCACGTCGTGTCGAAAAAGATTTTGAACTAG
- a CDS encoding M48 family metallopeptidase has protein sequence MKKSHALFLLAAPLLIACPKVPVTNRMSFNIVPESEEMTLGLQSYQQILKTAKLSTNTAAVAMVRRVGERIAKVSDRPDFAWEYNLIENPKTPNAFCLPGGKVAVYSGILPITQSEAGLAVVLGHEIAHAIAKHGAERMSQGLLLSLGQESLSIAMRNKPAQTQALAMQAFGLGATVGAVLPFGRKQESEADRIGLIYMAKAGYDPREAVAFWRRMDAASQGGAPPEFLSTHPHHDTRVTNLQKWMADAVAVYNANKN, from the coding sequence ATGAAAAAATCCCACGCGCTCTTCCTTCTGGCGGCGCCGCTGCTGATCGCCTGCCCCAAGGTTCCGGTCACGAACCGGATGTCTTTCAACATCGTGCCCGAGTCGGAAGAGATGACCCTGGGCCTTCAATCCTACCAGCAAATCCTTAAGACGGCCAAGCTCTCCACGAACACGGCGGCGGTCGCGATGGTCCGGCGCGTGGGCGAACGGATCGCCAAAGTCTCCGACCGGCCGGACTTCGCCTGGGAGTACAACCTGATTGAGAACCCCAAAACCCCCAACGCTTTTTGCTTGCCCGGCGGCAAAGTGGCCGTTTATTCGGGCATTTTGCCCATCACCCAATCGGAGGCCGGATTGGCCGTCGTCCTCGGCCACGAAATCGCCCACGCCATCGCCAAACACGGGGCGGAACGCATGAGCCAGGGCCTGCTGCTGTCCCTGGGCCAGGAGTCCCTGTCCATCGCCATGCGCAACAAACCGGCCCAAACCCAGGCGCTCGCCATGCAGGCCTTCGGCCTCGGCGCCACCGTCGGCGCCGTTTTGCCCTTCGGCCGAAAACAGGAATCGGAAGCCGACCGCATCGGTCTGATCTACATGGCCAAGGCCGGCTACGACCCCCGGGAAGCCGTGGCCTTTTGGCGACGCATGGACGCGGCGTCCCAGGGCGGCGCGCCCCCCGAATTCCTTTCCACCCACCCCCACCACGACACGCGGGTGACCAACCTCCAAAAGTGGATGGCCGACGCCGTCGCGGTCTACAACGCCAACAAAAACTAG
- a CDS encoding protease complex subunit PrcB family protein, with translation MNDISNEQLSAYLDDALSPDDRAAVEKALANSPVLRGELAALKQTQAWVRALPSPTVPTGFEQRVLRVLQRPRARTNWWVIAPSAFGAVATAVLMVLVIHQESPRRKNFPTPSSTPPSSLGFADSEDLRFEKTPKRILKEKAERAMEPPREESKILENRVGARRTDVEAERIAPPALLDAAAGSVAQAKDDGAQSTTEGVALSGGIRRAAPVSTKEFGARARGGSMSDKDIGRDRAVSAAPNLKKSAFALPDMRGDDSGVAEFREVAVRSEEAWRRLWAEHAANRVPPPPAPSIDFAESMVVGIFLGTRPSGGYAVDILSVAPAGPGWVVIHREIRPAADSMPITVLTQPYHLRVVPRRDGPVRFIKK, from the coding sequence ATGAACGACATTTCCAACGAACAGCTGTCGGCCTATCTGGACGACGCCCTCTCCCCGGACGATCGCGCGGCCGTTGAAAAGGCCCTGGCGAATTCCCCGGTCCTTCGAGGGGAATTGGCCGCTTTGAAGCAAACCCAAGCCTGGGTGCGCGCGTTGCCGTCCCCCACGGTGCCGACGGGTTTTGAACAACGCGTGTTGCGGGTCCTTCAAAGACCCCGCGCCCGGACGAATTGGTGGGTCATCGCCCCCTCGGCCTTCGGCGCCGTGGCCACGGCGGTCTTGATGGTTTTGGTGATCCACCAAGAGTCCCCCCGAAGAAAAAACTTCCCCACGCCGTCGTCCACGCCCCCGTCGTCCCTGGGGTTTGCCGATTCCGAGGACCTCCGTTTTGAAAAAACCCCCAAGCGCATCCTCAAAGAGAAGGCCGAACGCGCGATGGAACCTCCTCGGGAGGAATCCAAGATTCTCGAAAACCGGGTGGGCGCGCGCCGGACGGACGTCGAGGCCGAGCGAATCGCTCCCCCGGCCCTCCTCGACGCCGCGGCAGGGAGCGTGGCCCAAGCGAAGGACGATGGGGCACAGTCCACGACCGAAGGGGTTGCGTTAAGCGGCGGGATCCGGAGGGCGGCGCCCGTGAGCACAAAGGAATTCGGCGCCCGCGCGCGCGGGGGATCCATGAGCGATAAAGACATCGGCCGGGATCGCGCGGTTTCGGCGGCCCCGAACCTGAAGAAATCGGCTTTCGCGCTTCCGGACATGCGCGGGGACGACAGCGGGGTCGCGGAGTTCCGCGAAGTGGCCGTGCGTTCGGAAGAGGCCTGGCGCCGGTTGTGGGCCGAACACGCCGCGAACCGCGTCCCGCCCCCGCCCGCGCCTTCCATCGACTTCGCGGAATCCATGGTCGTCGGGATCTTCCTCGGCACGCGTCCGTCGGGCGGTTACGCCGTGGACATCCTGTCCGTGGCCCCCGCGGGACCGGGTTGGGTGGTCATTCACCGGGAAATCCGGCCGGCCGCGGATTCCATGCCAATCACGGTATTGACCCAGCCTTACCACCTGCGGGTCGTCCCCCGCCGCGACGGCCCTGTCCGGTTCATTAAAAAGTAA
- a CDS encoding tyrosine--tRNA ligase produces the protein MTDLSLLLRGTVKVFSRAELEERLAAGRPLRVKLGVDPTAPDLHLGHTVVLTKLRQFQQAGHHIVFIIGDATARVGDPSGRSETRPPLDADAVKANARTYLAQVFKILDEKKTEVRWNSEWLLPLFSNTDPDPSKRFLSIMARHTVQQLLEREDFQKRLAAKTPISLLELFYPLMQGHDSVAVRADVELGGTDQLFNLLMGRELQKDAGQPPQIVMTLPLLEGTDGVRKMSKSYGNAIALNEPANEMFGKVMSLSDAMMWKFYELLTEEDLAAAKALHPMEAKKRLAGLLVERYHGAAAAPAARTHFENVFSQRSAPEDIPTHRATRSPIRLPDLLAEAGLAPSKNEARRLIQQGAVEVAGERVTDDRDIVVHAPLLVKVGKRQFRKILTPE, from the coding sequence ATGACCGACCTGTCTTTGCTCTTGCGCGGGACCGTGAAAGTGTTCTCGCGCGCGGAACTGGAGGAACGGTTGGCGGCGGGACGTCCCCTCCGTGTCAAGTTGGGCGTCGATCCCACGGCCCCGGACCTCCATCTGGGGCACACGGTCGTGCTCACGAAACTCCGGCAATTCCAACAGGCGGGGCATCACATCGTTTTCATCATCGGCGACGCCACCGCCCGGGTCGGCGACCCTTCGGGCCGATCCGAAACACGCCCTCCGCTCGATGCCGACGCCGTGAAAGCCAACGCCCGCACGTATCTCGCCCAGGTGTTCAAAATACTGGACGAGAAAAAAACCGAGGTGCGGTGGAACAGCGAATGGCTCCTGCCTCTTTTTTCAAACACCGACCCCGACCCGTCCAAACGGTTCCTGTCGATCATGGCCAGGCACACGGTTCAACAACTTTTGGAGCGGGAGGATTTTCAAAAACGCTTGGCCGCCAAAACCCCGATTTCCCTCCTCGAATTGTTTTACCCGCTGATGCAGGGCCACGATTCGGTGGCGGTGCGGGCCGACGTGGAACTCGGGGGAACCGACCAGCTGTTCAACCTGTTGATGGGGCGGGAACTGCAAAAAGACGCCGGCCAGCCGCCGCAGATCGTCATGACGTTGCCGTTGCTGGAAGGCACCGACGGCGTGCGGAAAATGTCCAAATCCTACGGCAACGCCATCGCCTTGAACGAACCCGCCAACGAGATGTTCGGTAAAGTCATGTCGCTTTCGGACGCGATGATGTGGAAGTTTTACGAGCTTTTGACGGAGGAAGACCTCGCCGCCGCGAAAGCGCTCCACCCCATGGAAGCCAAGAAGCGATTGGCGGGGCTCCTGGTCGAACGTTACCACGGCGCCGCGGCGGCGCCCGCCGCCCGGACCCATTTTGAAAACGTCTTTTCCCAACGTTCGGCGCCCGAAGACATCCCGACCCACCGCGCGACCCGGTCGCCGATCCGCCTGCCGGACCTTCTGGCGGAGGCGGGTTTGGCGCCTTCCAAGAACGAGGCCCGCCGGTTGATCCAGCAGGGGGCGGTCGAGGTCGCGGGCGAGCGGGTGACGGACGACCGCGACATCGTCGTCCACGCGCCGCTCTTGGTGAAAGTCGGCAAGCGGCAGTTCCGCAAAATCCTCACCCCGGAATGA
- a CDS encoding sigma-70 family RNA polymerase sigma factor, with translation MELVRRHSPKIFGLALRLCGNPVDGEDLAQETFIAAYRRFDQFRGDADFGSWAYRICVNLWKNRVRYEKRRAFWKHIPFFGGGDRDDGDPKPLDIADPRDVTDAPAEASERRRWVRDAIAGLHPEERAALVLREMEDKSYEEIAELLGVPLGTVKSRIARARQAVKARLAPFLGEKP, from the coding sequence GTGGAACTCGTGCGACGCCATTCCCCGAAAATATTCGGCCTGGCCCTGCGCCTTTGCGGCAATCCCGTCGACGGCGAAGACCTGGCGCAGGAAACGTTTATCGCCGCCTACCGGCGCTTCGACCAGTTCCGCGGGGACGCCGATTTCGGGTCCTGGGCTTACCGCATCTGCGTGAACCTGTGGAAGAACCGCGTGCGCTACGAAAAACGCCGCGCGTTTTGGAAGCACATACCGTTTTTCGGCGGCGGCGACCGGGACGACGGCGACCCCAAGCCCTTGGACATCGCCGATCCCCGGGACGTCACCGACGCCCCGGCGGAGGCGTCGGAACGCCGGCGGTGGGTGCGGGACGCCATCGCCGGCTTGCACCCGGAGGAACGGGCCGCTTTGGTCCTGCGGGAAATGGAAGACAAGTCCTACGAGGAAATCGCCGAACTTCTCGGGGTGCCGCTCGGCACGGTCAAATCCCGGATCGCCCGGGCGCGGCAAGCGGTCAAAGCGCGGTTGGCTCCTTTTTTGGGTGAAAAACCATGA
- a CDS encoding YihY/virulence factor BrkB family protein: MTAPVAPPGRWVLRLVGLTLKHWREDNCPLIAAGLAYYTIISLVPLFLIALALGGMLLGPIASVNQLAPALEGLLGAQIARPIEKMVLDAAQREWGGATLASVAILFWVASIVFNHLQRALNLVWECPGRRGVGGELLNRLVAFGMVMGTGLFVLVFAVMMAGLGLLRNVLDPWVPLLESFPFWWAMNLAIFFLLMMLFWGMVYRFLPTLKLRWRDVGVGALVTTALMTGGIYVLGYYFSRVKFWSIFGAAASVMVVLIWIYFTNQIFLLGAEFTWAWAHRHVLLNNAGVSTPPPPASLRP; the protein is encoded by the coding sequence ATGACCGCCCCCGTCGCCCCGCCGGGACGTTGGGTTTTGCGGCTCGTGGGGTTGACGCTGAAACATTGGCGTGAGGACAATTGTCCGCTGATCGCCGCCGGTTTGGCCTATTACACCATCATCTCCCTCGTCCCCTTGTTTTTGATCGCCCTGGCTCTCGGCGGTATGTTGCTGGGCCCCATCGCCTCCGTGAATCAATTGGCCCCCGCCCTTGAGGGACTACTCGGGGCCCAGATCGCGCGCCCCATCGAAAAAATGGTGCTCGACGCCGCGCAGCGGGAATGGGGTGGCGCGACCCTGGCCAGCGTGGCGATTCTTTTCTGGGTGGCGTCGATCGTGTTCAACCACCTGCAGCGCGCCTTGAATCTCGTTTGGGAATGCCCGGGACGCCGCGGGGTGGGCGGCGAGTTGCTCAACCGCCTGGTCGCCTTCGGCATGGTGATGGGCACGGGGCTCTTCGTTCTGGTTTTCGCGGTCATGATGGCGGGGCTCGGCCTGTTGCGCAACGTGCTCGACCCCTGGGTTCCGCTCCTCGAGAGCTTCCCTTTTTGGTGGGCCATGAACCTGGCAATTTTCTTCCTGCTGATGATGCTTTTTTGGGGAATGGTCTATCGGTTTTTGCCGACCTTGAAATTGCGCTGGCGGGACGTCGGCGTGGGGGCCCTGGTCACAACGGCGTTGATGACGGGGGGAATTTACGTTTTGGGTTACTATTTCAGCCGCGTTAAGTTTTGGTCGATCTTCGGCGCCGCGGCCTCGGTGATGGTCGTGCTGATTTGGATCTACTTCACCAACCAAATATTCCTGTTGGGCGCCGAATTCACCTGGGCGTGGGCCCACCGGCATGTGCTTTTGAACAACGCCGGCGTTTCCACTCCACCGCCGCCAGCGTCGCTCCGGCCATAA
- the mnmA gene encoding tRNA 2-thiouridine(34) synthase MnmA: MSGGVDSSVVAAILKEAGHRVIGVTLKLLEKTTGFGCCGSTRDIDDARAVCARLDVPHYVLDFSGEFRKNIIAPFVDDYVSGRTPNPCIACNRHVKFDALLKKALALGADAVATGHYARIVPLVRDGKSHRRLRRARHLPKDQSYVLYHLGQAELARLMFPVGELTKDQVRDAARRWGLKVAEKDESMEICFVPDADAGGFVAAEAKAGPTLAEGPVRTLDGREVGRHKGVARYTRGQRSGLGVALGRPVYVVDLDPATNTVFVGEDADTLSPEAAIAEAFWAEGAAPAAPVTVDVQIRSRHGAAPAVVTPVNGGARVRFVEPQRAVTPGQAAVFYEGDTVLGGGVIAAATPIGRTKSGGPR; this comes from the coding sequence ATGTCGGGCGGGGTCGACTCGTCGGTCGTGGCGGCGATCCTGAAAGAGGCCGGGCACCGCGTCATCGGCGTGACGTTGAAGCTCTTGGAGAAAACCACCGGTTTTGGTTGTTGCGGGTCCACCCGGGACATCGACGACGCCCGCGCCGTCTGCGCGCGCCTGGACGTGCCCCACTACGTTCTGGATTTTTCCGGCGAGTTCCGCAAAAACATCATCGCCCCGTTCGTCGACGATTACGTGAGCGGCCGCACGCCGAACCCCTGCATCGCCTGCAACCGCCACGTGAAGTTCGACGCCCTGCTGAAAAAAGCCCTGGCCCTGGGGGCCGACGCCGTGGCCACGGGCCACTACGCCCGGATCGTCCCGTTGGTGCGCGATGGGAAATCCCATCGTCGACTGCGGCGCGCGCGCCATCTGCCCAAGGACCAATCCTACGTGCTCTACCACCTCGGTCAGGCCGAGCTGGCCCGGTTGATGTTCCCCGTGGGGGAGCTGACCAAGGATCAGGTGCGCGACGCCGCGCGGCGCTGGGGCTTGAAAGTGGCCGAAAAGGACGAAAGCATGGAGATTTGTTTCGTGCCCGACGCCGACGCCGGCGGTTTCGTCGCCGCCGAGGCCAAAGCCGGCCCGACCCTGGCCGAAGGGCCGGTCCGCACCCTGGACGGCCGCGAGGTGGGCCGACACAAGGGCGTGGCCCGCTACACCCGGGGCCAGCGCAGCGGGTTGGGGGTGGCCCTGGGTCGGCCTGTCTATGTGGTCGACCTCGATCCCGCCACCAACACGGTTTTCGTCGGGGAGGACGCGGACACCCTCTCCCCGGAAGCCGCGATCGCCGAGGCTTTTTGGGCGGAGGGCGCGGCCCCGGCCGCGCCCGTCACGGTGGACGTGCAGATTCGCTCCCGCCACGGGGCCGCCCCGGCGGTCGTGACCCCGGTCAACGGGGGCGCCCGCGTGCGTTTTGTCGAGCCCCAGCGGGCCGTGACGCCGGGCCAGGCGGCCGTTTTTTACGAAGGGGACACGGTTTTGGGCGGCGGCGTCATCGCCGCGGCGACGCCCATCGGACGGACGAAGAGCGGGGGCCCGCGATGA